The genomic DNA GTCCTTATGGCAATCAGGCAGAAGAAATAATGATAGAGGTCGTTGATTTATTAAAGGATAAGGCGGATATTGAATTGCATTATGTGATTTACGAAAATTACCAAGGCGGCGGCTCTGATTACTGTGTAGCTAATGGCAAATATTGCTCAATGCATGGGATACAGGAATTAAATCAAGGTATTCGAGAATTATGCGTGCAGAAATATCAAAAAGAAAAATTCTGGGATTTTGTAAAGCAAATAAATGCTTCTTGCAATTATCAAGATGTTGATGCTTGCTGGGAAAAAATTGCCAAGAATTCCGGAGTTGATGTTAATAATGTGAAGACCTGTTTTGCAGAGGAAAAAATTTCTTTATTAGAGAATGAAGTTGAATTAGGAAAGAAATACGACATCAGCGGTTCGCCTCAGCTTATAATTAATGACAAGGAATTTACAGGAACAAGAAGCGCAGAAGGGTATAAATCTGCTATTTGCGCAGGATTTAGCACTGCGCCATCAGAATGTTCCACGAGCTTAGGAACTGATTCTGGTACAACTTCAACTGGCGGATGCGAATAACCAAGATATGAAAGAAGCATTACTTTACAAAAAATTAGGTGGCAGTAAAGTTCAATGCAATGCGTGCAATCACAGATGCGTTATATTGGATAAAAAGCGCGGAATCTGCGGAGTGCGTGAAAATCAAAACGGAAAATTATATAGTTTGGTCTACGGCAAAATAATTGCCGAACATATTGACCCGATTGAGAAAAAGCCCCTGTATCATTTTTTGCCAGGGACTTTTTCTTTGTCTTTTGCCACGGCTGGCTGTAATTTTCGCTGCTTGCATTGCCAAAATGCGGATATATCCCAGCTTGGTCCAGACCGCGGTCCCGATCCAAGTCAGGACTATGGTCGGGACAAAACCCCAGAACAGATTGTTCAAGACGCCTTAGATGGCAAATGCCCGAGCATTTCTTATACTTATACCGAACCAACTGTTTTTGTGGAATTTGCTTTGGATTGCATGAAATTAGCGCATAAAAAGGGATTAAAAAACATCTGGGTTTCTAATGGATATATGACTAAAGAATGTTTGGACTTAGTTGGTCCTTATTTGGATGCAATTAATATTGATTTGAAAGGATTTACAGAAAAATTTTATCAGGAAATTTGTGGAGCGCGGCTTAAGCCGGTTTTAGAAAATTTGACCCGTCTCGCGTCGACGAGCTTCGCGAGTCAAGGCGGGAAAGTCCATTTGGAAATTACAACTCTGATAATTTCTGGCAAGAATGATTCAGAAAAAGAACTAAAAAACATTGCCGAATTTATTAAAAAAGAATTAGGAGATGAAATTCCTTGGCACGTTTCGCGCTTTTTCCCGCAATATAAATTGTCGGATATCCCATCTACGCCAGTTGAAAAAATTCATCAAGCAGTTGAAATCGGCAAAAGGGTTGGTTTAAGATATGTTTATCCGGGAAATGTGTAGTATTTTATTTTTGTGATATAATAAAAATGTATGGGGAAAATAATCTTAATCTTAATAATTTTAGGTGTAGTAATTCCTATTTATCTTTTGGCTGTCCAGCCTCGCGTTGCGCGAGTCGAGGCAGGGTTTCCAAATGATCTACCAGGGCCCAAAATATCGGCTGACAGTAAATTTTATTTTTTGAAAATCTGGTGGGAGAAGATTGTTATATTTTTCACTTTTGGCGCTGAAAACCGGGCGGAAAGATACAAGGTGTTTGCGGAAAAGAGAGTTATAGAAGCCAAAGAAATGCTTTTAAAGGGAAATACGGAATTAGCCGAGAAGTTGAATGGTGTTTATCAGTCTTATTTGAACAAAGCCAAAGATGCGCTAAACAATGCGATTCAAAAAGCGATAGAAAAGCAAAAAGAAAATTTGAAGCAAGCATTAGAGGAAAAACTTGATGAGATAATGCAAAAAATTAAGGACTCACTAAGTATATAATTTTATGGTAAGAGTATTTTCAACTCCGAGCTGCCCATATTGCGTGGCTCTCAAGGGTTATTTAAAAGAACGCAATATAGAATTTCAAGATATTGATGTTTCGCAGGATTTGGAAGCCCAGAAGGAAATGATTGAAAAGTCAGGGCAATACGGGGTGCCTGTCATAGATATTAATGGGGAAATTATTATAGGATTTAATCAAGAACGCATTAAGCAATTATTAAAATTATGATATACGATTTAATTATTATTGGTGGAGGGCCGGCTGGAATAACTGCCGGGATTTATGCTGCTAGGAAAAAATTAAAAACTCTTTTAATTACCAAGGAATGGGGCGGCCAGATAGTTAAAGCTAATGAAATCGAAAATTGGCCCGGAACGAAAATTATTTCAGGTACAGAGTTGATTAAACAGATGACAGAACATCTTAAAGAATTCGAAATTGAAATAAAACAGGATAAAGAAGTGATTAATCTGGATAAAAAGGGCGACAATTTTTTAGTAAGAGACAATGAACTGGAATATGAAGCGAGAACAGTCATTATTGCTACTGGCAAGATTCCGCGAATGTTAAATGTTTCAGGCGAAGAAGAATTTAAAGGAAAGGGGGTGAGTATTTGCGCAACCTGCGATGCGCCGATGTTTAAAAATAAGGATGTGGCAGTTGTTGGCGGAGGAAATTCCAGCTTTAGCACAGCGTTGGATTTGGTAAAATATGCCAAAAAAGTTTATATCTTGGAATTTTTTGAAGAAATGAAAGGAGACCCGACTACCAAGGAAAAATTAGCCAATACAGGAAAAGTAGAATTTATTACAAATGTAGCAATAAAAGAGATTAAAGGAACAAAATTTGTAGATAGCTTGGTTTATGAGGATAGAAAAACAAGTAAGGATAATGAAATAAAAGTACAAGGAGTATTTATTTCTGTTGGCATGGAAGCAAAGGTTGGGTTTGCTGAAAAATTAGTGGAGTTGAATAAAATAGGGGAGATTGTAATTGATAAAAATAATTATACAAAAACACCGGGATTGTTCGCAGCAGGAGATATTACTGATATTAAATACGAGCAGATTGTAATTGCCTGCGGCGAAGGCGCAAAAGCAGTTTTAGCAGTCACAGATTATTTAGAAAAAAAATAATCCCTTTGATTTTCTATTATCAACTCGTCATTGACGGGTTTTTATTATAGGATTATGCTTTAAATACAATAATTAAGGAGGATCGCTCTTTAAAATTCAACAGAGGAGGAAATATGAAAAAAAGACCGAGCTGGGATGAAACTTTTATGGCGATGGCTGAGAATATTGCCGATAGATCGGCATGTATTCTCTATCAGGTTGGCGCAGTTTTTGCCAAGGAGAAACAATTTTTACAAGTAGGATTTAATGGTCCTACCAGAGGGGGAGATAATCATTGTAGTGAAATTGGCTGCGCTAAAAAGGTTAATGATGTGATAATGCCTTCTGGTTCAAAAAAATGTAGGGGAGCTCATGCTGAGATGAATGGCATTGTGAATGCTGCCAGAAATGGAGTGGGTCTTGAAGGTTCAACTGTTTATTGTACTTTGTCTCCTTGTTACGATTGTGCCAAACACCTTGTGAATCTTGGAATTAAGAGATTCGTTTACAAAATCAAATATGAGGAGGAATGGCCGCAAGTCAGTAAACTTTTTCAAGAAAAGAAAATCAAATTGGAAAAATTTCAGAGAGGAGGAAAAAATGATTGACAGATGGAAGTATTTAAGAAAGGGTTTATTCAGGAGTGTAGAACCGTTAGTCGAGTTGGTGGCTATCTCTAAGCCGGTTGGAAGGTTTGTTGATTTGTGCATTACCGAAACCCTGCCTGGTTTTACTGCTCGGGTAAGTCATGAATCCAAAGGAACCCAGGATGATGATCTGCGGTTGAATCGGGATTTGATCAAAAAGAGGCATCATACGCCTTTGGAATCCGTTTGTTTCACGTTTCTTGTTTCCGGCATTACGAAAAGCCTTCAGAACCAATGGGTAAGACATCGCATCGGCGTGGGATGGACGTACCGGAGTACAAGATTTGTCCCGGCTAGCGAGAACAATTTCATCTACTGTACTTACGACTACGTCAATGATGAACAAAAAGTACGGAAACTCCTGGCAATCGACGAAGAAAAAGCGAAGAAAGCAATTGAAGATTACGAAGAAAAACGGAGACTCGGCGCGACCAAGCAAGACAGCAGAAAAATTATGCCAGTTTTCTGGAATACGCCATGCTATTTCTACTGCAATGTCTGTTCTCTGCGATATTTCTTCAATCTGCGCCTTGCCAAAGATGCGGAATGGGAAATCCGCAGAATGGCCAAGTTAATGTTTGAAATCGTCATCAAGGAAGTTCCTTCTCTTTTTGAAGATTTCATTGAATTAGCCAGAAAGGAGGACTGAATTTTAAGAAGCTCTATTGGTTAGATAACCAACAGAGCTTCATTTTTTTATTGTTTTGATATAAAATATAATTGAACTATGAATAAGTATGAACCTACAATTGGGCTGGAGATTCACGTTGAATTAAAAACAAAGACAAAAATGTTTTGTTCTTGTTTGAACGACCCTCTGGAAAAAGAAGCAAATAAAAATATTTGTCCGATTTGTACTGCTCAGCCAGGGAGTTTGCCTGTTATTAACGAAGAAGCAATTTACAGTGTAATAAAAGCAGGATTGGCTTTAAACTGCAAAATTGCAGAGAAAACTTGGTTTGAAAGAAAGAATTATTTTTACCCTGATTTGCCAAAAGGTTATCAGATTACGCAATTTGAAGCTCCTTTATGTTTTAAGGGAGAATTGAATAATATTAAAATCAGGAGAATACATTTGGAAGAAGATACTGGAAGATTAATGCATGACAAAGGCGATCTACCTGCCGGTAGGCAGGGATATTCTTTAGTTGATTATAATCGCGCTGGCATGCCTTTAATGGAACTAGTTACAGAGCCGGACATCCATTCTGCTGAACAGACAAAGAATTTTGCCCAAGAATTGCAATTAATTTTAAGATATCTGGGAATTTCCGATGCTGATATGGAAAAGGGACAGATGCGCGTGGAAGCAAATATAAGTTTAAATATGGGCACAAAAGTTGAAGTGAAAAACCTTAATTCATTCAAGAGCGTTGAAAAAGCAATTGAATACGAGATTATCAGGCAGCAAAGGATTTTGGAAAAAGACGACCTGCCTGCCGGTAGGCAAGGTAAGGTAGAACATGAAACAAGAGGATGGAATGACGCGAAGCAGGAAACATTCTCCCAGAGAATAAAGGAAACATCTGATGATTATCGTTATTTCCCAGAGCCGGATTTGCCGCCACTAGACATTAAAGCTGAATTGATTAAGAAATTGCAGGCAGAAATTCCTGAGTTGCCGCAAGCAAGAAGGAAAAGATTTAAAAGAGAGTATAAATTACCAGAAAAAAGCGCAGAAGTATTGGTGAATTTTAAATATTTGGCTGATTTTTTCGAGCACGCAGTAAGCGAGCTTAATGCTTGGCTAAAGTCGGGCAAGATTAAAACCGATATCAATAGATTGATAATTTTAAGCTCCAATTATATTATTACTGAGTTTCCAAAATTTGTTTCTACAAGTCGGGAGATTAAAATAACTGCGGAAAATTTTGCAGAATTGATTTATTTGACTTTTATCGGCGAGGTTTCCTCAAGCGGGACGCAGGAAGTTTTAAAAGAAATGTTTAGAACTGGCGCAGACCCTTCGCAAATTATTGAATCTAAAAACCTGAAGCAATTAAGCAAAGAAGGGGACTTGGATAAGATTGCGGAGAAAATAATAAAAAACAATCCCCAGCCAGTTGAGGATTACAAGCAAGGAAAGGAAACCGTATTGCAGTTTTTAGTTGGTCAGGCAATGCGCGAGACCAAAGGCAAAGCCAATCCCGAGATAGTTGCCAAGATATTGCGGGATATATTGACAAAATGATTTTTATAATATATAATAAGAGGATAATTATTAATAAAATTTTATGTTTGAAACCATGGATAGAGATTTTAAAAGAAAACCTCCATTAACTCCCGAAGATAAGGCAAGAATAGCCAAAGAGCATGAATTGGCGAGAATCAACGAAGAAGCACAAATAACAACTGATTTTCAGAAAGGATCGGATATCGTTATAGAACAGGGAGAGGATATGAGGGTGGTGCGTGCAGAAAAAAAGGAAAAGGGTGAAAAAGTTCACGCCCTTGATGTTTTGTCTCAGGAAATACAGAACGAGATAATGGTTCAAGCCAGAGAAGAGTTGATGAAAGAAGCTTATTCTCCGCAAAAAATTGAAGAAATGGCCATGGATAGGGCCAGGAAAATCGCCAAAGAGGAATTCGGAAGCAAGGGCTAAAATTTTATTCAGGCGAATTTTTTAAACCAGGTAAGCTGGCGCTTGGCATATTGAAGAGTATGGAGTTTAATCGTCTCGATGATTTGTTTTCTGTTCTCGGAGTTTTTCCATTCTG from Patescibacteria group bacterium includes the following:
- the thyX gene encoding FAD-dependent thymidylate synthase; translated protein: MIDRWKYLRKGLFRSVEPLVELVAISKPVGRFVDLCITETLPGFTARVSHESKGTQDDDLRLNRDLIKKRHHTPLESVCFTFLVSGITKSLQNQWVRHRIGVGWTYRSTRFVPASENNFIYCTYDYVNDEQKVRKLLAIDEEKAKKAIEDYEEKRRLGATKQDSRKIMPVFWNTPCYFYCNVCSLRYFFNLRLAKDAEWEIRRMAKLMFEIVIKEVPSLFEDFIELARKED
- the amrS gene encoding AmmeMemoRadiSam system radical SAM enzyme yields the protein MKEALLYKKLGGSKVQCNACNHRCVILDKKRGICGVRENQNGKLYSLVYGKIIAEHIDPIEKKPLYHFLPGTFSLSFATAGCNFRCLHCQNADISQLGPDRGPDPSQDYGRDKTPEQIVQDALDGKCPSISYTYTEPTVFVEFALDCMKLAHKKGLKNIWVSNGYMTKECLDLVGPYLDAINIDLKGFTEKFYQEICGARLKPVLENLTRLASTSFASQGGKVHLEITTLIISGKNDSEKELKNIAEFIKKELGDEIPWHVSRFFPQYKLSDIPSTPVEKIHQAVEIGKRVGLRYVYPGNV
- a CDS encoding glutathione S-transferase N-terminal domain-containing protein, which codes for MVRVFSTPSCPYCVALKGYLKERNIEFQDIDVSQDLEAQKEMIEKSGQYGVPVIDINGEIIIGFNQERIKQLLKL
- a CDS encoding dCMP deaminase family protein, whose protein sequence is MKKRPSWDETFMAMAENIADRSACILYQVGAVFAKEKQFLQVGFNGPTRGGDNHCSEIGCAKKVNDVIMPSGSKKCRGAHAEMNGIVNAARNGVGLEGSTVYCTLSPCYDCAKHLVNLGIKRFVYKIKYEEEWPQVSKLFQEKKIKLEKFQRGGKND
- a CDS encoding FAD-dependent oxidoreductase; protein product: MIYDLIIIGGGPAGITAGIYAARKKLKTLLITKEWGGQIVKANEIENWPGTKIISGTELIKQMTEHLKEFEIEIKQDKEVINLDKKGDNFLVRDNELEYEARTVIIATGKIPRMLNVSGEEEFKGKGVSICATCDAPMFKNKDVAVVGGGNSSFSTALDLVKYAKKVYILEFFEEMKGDPTTKEKLANTGKVEFITNVAIKEIKGTKFVDSLVYEDRKTSKDNEIKVQGVFISVGMEAKVGFAEKLVELNKIGEIVIDKNNYTKTPGLFAAGDITDIKYEQIVIACGEGAKAVLAVTDYLEKK
- the gatB gene encoding Asp-tRNA(Asn)/Glu-tRNA(Gln) amidotransferase subunit GatB: MNKYEPTIGLEIHVELKTKTKMFCSCLNDPLEKEANKNICPICTAQPGSLPVINEEAIYSVIKAGLALNCKIAEKTWFERKNYFYPDLPKGYQITQFEAPLCFKGELNNIKIRRIHLEEDTGRLMHDKGDLPAGRQGYSLVDYNRAGMPLMELVTEPDIHSAEQTKNFAQELQLILRYLGISDADMEKGQMRVEANISLNMGTKVEVKNLNSFKSVEKAIEYEIIRQQRILEKDDLPAGRQGKVEHETRGWNDAKQETFSQRIKETSDDYRYFPEPDLPPLDIKAELIKKLQAEIPELPQARRKRFKREYKLPEKSAEVLVNFKYLADFFEHAVSELNAWLKSGKIKTDINRLIILSSNYIITEFPKFVSTSREIKITAENFAELIYLTFIGEVSSSGTQEVLKEMFRTGADPSQIIESKNLKQLSKEGDLDKIAEKIIKNNPQPVEDYKQGKETVLQFLVGQAMRETKGKANPEIVAKILRDILTK
- a CDS encoding thioredoxin domain-containing protein; this encodes MKKLLIPIIIILIVLGIAQVLYSQKGISSKEAGEIVIDYIDKVLEGQATATLVGDVVKENGVYKLELKVGEQEMTSYISLDGKLIFPSGIAITEDTTASSDANSDIPKQDKTNADLFVMSFCPYGNQAEEIMIEVVDLLKDKADIELHYVIYENYQGGGSDYCVANGKYCSMHGIQELNQGIRELCVQKYQKEKFWDFVKQINASCNYQDVDACWEKIAKNSGVDVNNVKTCFAEEKISLLENEVELGKKYDISGSPQLIINDKEFTGTRSAEGYKSAICAGFSTAPSECSTSLGTDSGTTSTGGCE